ACGCATAGAGCGCTCCGGTGGACTGCATGCGGAACGTGATGCACTCGTGGCGCAGCAGGTCCTCGGGCCGCTGCGGGACGCCGTGGCGTTCGAAGTATCCAGGGGTGCCCACGATGACGAAGCGGAAGGCATCGGTGAGGCGGACTTGCACCATGTCCCGCTCAATGGCTTCGCTCAGGCGCACGCCCGCGTCATAGCCCTCGGCGACGATGTCCACGAAGCGCTCGTCGACGACGACCTCCACGTCCACGCGAGGATGGCGTTCGCGGAAGATGGGCAGGACGGGCGTGATGAGAAATGGCACCGCCGCGCGGGAGACCGAAAGCCTGAGCTTGCCCACGGCCTCGCCCGGTTGTGCGGACACCTGCTGGAGCGCGGCCATGGCCTGGCTCAAGGCCGGGCCCGCGCCGTCCACCAGCCTTCGTCCCGCTTCCGTCAGCGACACACTGCGCGTCGTGCGCGTGAGGAGGACCACGCGCAGTTGTTCCTCGAGCTGTCGCACGGACTGGCTCACCGCCGCCGTGGACACCCCCAGCGAACGCGCCGCGCCGCTGAAGCTGCGTTGGCGAGCCACCTCGAGAAACACCTGCAGTTGCGGGAGGACGGCGGTTTTCATGGTCGTGGCGCCGGAGCTTACTTTCTCCAGACAGCCTCAATGGCCGGACGTGGGGGCTTCATTCTCAACCAGCACTTAACAGCCCATTCGCCAACAGCCCCCTAGTGGCGCGGCGCGTGGGCACGTACCTCATTCGCAGCGGGCCGCCAGGGCGCCGTTCCGCTTCGAGAGGACCCTGCGCCGGACATCCAGAAACGGAGGATGGACATGAAGCTGCTCGGCACCGCGCTCGTTTCATTGCCCCTGCTCGGGGTTGCTCTCGCTCAAGCGGGTAATCGGAGTGACGCGGGAGCGCCCTCGCCGCGAGCGTCGCAGCCGCTGCTTCACGTCACGCGGAGCGGGGCTCAGCCCTCCGCCAAGGGGCCCGCCGAGAACTTCACCGGGACGGTGCGTGTCGACCCGTTGTTCCCTGCGCGCGCTCCGGCACGCACCTCGGGGGCCTTGGTCACCTTCGAGCCGGGCGCTCGTTCCGCATGGCATACACACCCGCTGGGGCAGACGCTGGTCGTGACCTCGGGCCTTGGCCGGGTGCAAGCGTGGGGCGGCGCGGTCGAGGAGATTCGGCCGGGAGACGTGGTGTGGATTCCTCCGGGCCAGAAGCACTGGCACGGCGCTTCGCCCACCACCGCCATGAGCCACATGGCCATCCAGGAAGCGCTCGACGGGAAGGTCGTCGAGTGGATGGAGAAGGTCTCCGACGCGCAGTACGCCGTACACCCTGGCGCGGGCGGTGCTCCGTGATGAAGCCTCGGCACGCGCTCATCCTCTGCGCTGCGATGGCGGCATCGTTCCTGGGGGGCCTTGCCTTCGCGGGGAAGGCCGCGGTCCCGGTCGTGCGAATCGCGGAGCTCGAAATCGACCCGGCGCAACTCGACGCCTATCAGGCCGCCGTCAAGGAGGAGATGGCGACCTCGGTGCGCATCGAGCCTGGGGTGCTGGCCATCTACGCCGTGGCGGAAAAGGCGCATCCCAACCGTCTCAGGTTCTTCGAGATGTACGCGGATGAGGCTGCGTACAGGTCCCATCTGGCGTCGCCGCATTTCCAGAAGTACGTCAAGACGACCCAGCAGATGATTCTGTCTCGAAAGCTGATTGAGACAGTGCCTGTCCTGCTGGCCACGAATCCCCGGTGAGGCAAGGTCGACTCCCTCACCCGGCTTCATCCCGCTGGGCAAGCTGGCTTCGAGCGTGGAGGTGTTCAATGTGCCTTGAAAGGTCAGGGTGGCGCTTGCGTTGGCGAAGGGCCTGGGGCGTCGCCGCGCTCGGGCTGTTCGGGGCGTTGCCCGCGTGTGCTCACAGGGAAGGGACGGGCTTCATGCCGCGAGAACCATCGGTGTCCGAAGTGCCGGCATTGGAAGACCTTCGTCGGGTGTCTCCAGCGCTGGAGCATTACACGCGGGAGCGGCTGCTCGGTGAGCTGTGGACGCGTCCGGACTTGTCTGCGCGAGACCGGAGCCTCGTGACGCTCGCGACCGTGATTGCGCGGAACCAGTCCACCGCGATGGCGGCCTATTTCGGACGGGCGCTTGATAGTGGTGTCGAGCCGGGTGAACTCTCGGAGTTGGTGACGCACCTCGCGTTCTACGCCGGTTGGGGTAACGCCATGGGAGCGGTGGGCGTCGTGAAGGACACGTTCGCGGCGCGTGGCATCACCGCCGAGCAGCTCCCTCCGGCGGTGGGTGAGCTGCTTCCGTTGAACGAGGCCGCGGAGGCCCAGCGCGCGGAGCGGGTCGGGAAGGACTTTGGCGCGGTCGCGCCCGGCGTGGTGCAGTACACCACCGAGCTGTTGTTCCGAGATTTGTGGCTTCGCCCGGGGCTCGCGCCGCGAGACCGAAGCCTGGTGACTGTCAGCGCGCTCATCTCCGCGGGGCAGGTCGCGCAGGTCCCCTATCACCTCAACAGGGCCATGGATAATGGCCTGACGAAGGCGCAGGTGTCCGAGATGATGACGCACCTGGCGTTCTACGCGGGGTGGCCGAACGTCTTCTCCGCGTTGCCCGTGGTCAAGGACGTCCTGGAGAAGCGGCCGGACTGACGGCGCGGTCGCTGGGAGATGCCTCGCGCGCAATCCTTGCGCGCCTTGCACCGTGCTCCGACGCATGCGCAAAGCTTGCGCCCGTGAAGCGCATTCAACGGCTGAAGCCTGTTGGCGCGCAGCTTGCTGAAACGGTCAGGCAAGAGGCTCTCTTCATGGCAAGTCGCGCCGCGGGGCAGGCGCTTCACGACAGGTGCTTGACGGAGGTCGTTCATCCCTGCCCGAAGTTCCTGCTCCCAGGCGTTCCGCGCGGTTAGTCTCTCTCCCCAGGACTCATGGCGGAAACCTTGTTCGAGGAATTGAAGCGGTACGTGGGTTTCAGCTCGGCCGACGAGCAGGCTCTCGTGACCTTGCACGCCACCGCGAAGCCGCACTTTCCGCGCATCGCGCGCCTCTTCTACGACCGCATCCTGGAGCACGAGGGCGCCCGCCAGGCGCTCGAAGGGGGCGAGAGTCAGGTCGGGCACCTGCGCGGCACGCTCCAGGTATGGATGGACCAGCTTCTCCGAGGTCCCTGGGACGAGGCCTACTTCGCGCTGCGCTGCCGCATTGGCCGCATGCACGTGCGCATCGCGCTGCCGCAGCACTACATGTTCGGCGCCATGAACGTCCTGCGGCAGGAGTTCAACGGCATCATCGACGCCTCCTACCTGGAGCAGCCCGCCGCGCTCTTCGCCGCGCGCGGCGCGGTGGGGAAGATTCTGGACCTGGAGCTGGCCATCATGCTCCACACGTACCGGGAGGACCTGCTCGCGCAGCAAGCACGCAGCGAGCGCCTGTCCACCTTCGGCCAGCTCGTGGGCTCCATTGGCCATGAGCTGCGCAACCCGCTGGGCGTCATCGAGACGTCGCTCTACATCCTGCGCGGACGTCCCGGCGCGGTGGATGAGCGCACCACCAAGCACCTGGACCGCATTGGCGACCAGGTGGGCATCGCCAACCGCATTGTCTCTGACCTGCTGGACATGATTCGGGACCGGCCCCTGCATCGGCAGGAGGTGTGGTTGGACGAGGTCTGGCAGGAGGCGCTCCGGTCCGTGCAGCGGCCCGACACCGTCACGGTGAGCGAGGAGGGCCTGGCCACGTTGCCAGCGGTGCAGGGGGACGCGGGGCAGTTGCGGCAGGTGTTCGTGAACCTGCTGGACAATGCCGTCCAGGCGCTCGAGGAGACGGGCGGCACCGTGTCGCTGGTGGCCAGCGGGAACGAGCCGGGCTTCGTCGAGCTGGTGCTGGAGGACTCCGGCCCTGGCGTCAGTGACACCATCCGCCGCCGACTCTTCGAGCCGTTGATGACCACGAAGGCGCGGGGCATCGGGCTCGGGCTGCCGCTGGTCAAGCGCATCCTGGAGCGTCACGGTGGCTCCATCGCGTATGTCCCGCGTCCTGGCGCGGGAGCGCGTTTCGTCATCCGGCTTCCCCTCATCGCGTCGGAGGAGACGCATGCGCCAGTACCTCCTGTTGGATGACAACCGGGCGTTCGCGGAGAACCTCGCGGAGATTCTCCGGGACGCGGGGGACGAGGCCACGGTGGTCACCCGCGGTGACGAAGCCGTGCGCCTGGCGCGCACGACGCGCTTCGACGCCCTGCTCACGGACATGCGGATGCCCGGCATGAGCGGCGCGGACGCGGTGCAGCAGCTCCGCCGCGTGGACCCGGGGCTCGCCGCCGTGGTCATCACCGCCTACCCGCGGCAGGACGACCTGGAGACGGCGCGGCGCGAGGGCCTGCTCGCGGTGCTCCCCAAGCCCGTCCCCATCCCCACGCTGGTGGAGCTGCTGTCCGGCGCGCGCCGGGATGGCCTCGTGGTCCTCGTGGAGGACGACCCCGCGCTGAGCGACAACCTGGCGGAGCTGCTGCGCGGACGCGGCTTCTCGTGCGTGACGGCGGCGTCGGTGTTGGATGCGGACCGCATCCTCTGTGCCCAGCCCTTCGCGGCGCTGGTGGACCTGCGCGTGCCTGGGGGCCCGGATGGCGAGGCACTGAGGCGGCTGCGCGCGCGCTATCCGCGCCTGCCCGCCTTCGTCATCACCGCGTACCCGAATGCCTCGCTCGTGCAGGACGCCGCGGGCGTCTTCTCCAAACCCTTCGACCCTGGGACGTTGCTGGCGGTGCTGGAAACAGCGCACGCGGCCCGGCCCGCCCACGCCTCATGAGTGAGCCCCACGCTCCGTCCCCGCCCACGGTCCTCGTGGTGGATGACAACGCGGCGTTCCTGGACAACCTGGAGGAGCTGCTCGGGGACGCCGGCTACACCGTCCGGGGGGCGTCGAACTGCAAGGCGGCGCATGAGCGCGCGCGGGAAGGCTTCGATGTGGCGCTGGTGGACCTGCGCCTGCCGGATGGCGACGGCACGGCCCTGGCCGCGGAGCTGAAGGCCGCGTCACCGGACTCGGAGGTCGTGCTGCTCACGGGCTTCGCCACGCTGGAGACGGCCGTCGCGGCCGTGCGCGCGGGCGCGTGTGCCTACCTGATGAAGCCCTGCGCGCCGCAGGAGCTGCTGCTCACCCTGGAGCAGGCCATGCGTCAGGTGCGCCTGCACGGGGAGAAGCGCGAGCTGGCGCGGCGCGCGCAGATGACGGAGAAGCTGGCGGCGGTGGGGACGATGACGGCGGGCCTGTCCCACGAAATCCGCAACCCGCTGAACGCGGCGGCGCTCCAGCTCTCCGTGTTGGAGCGTCGCCTGCGGCGGTTGCCGGACGGCCAGCAGGCCCCCTTGCTGGAGCCCCTGCTGCTCGTCCGCGACGAAATCCGCCGCCTGGACCACATCCTGGAGGACTTCCTCCAGTTCGCGAGGCCCCGTGAGTTCCGGCCCGCCTCCGTGGACGTGAATGAGTTGCTCCGGCGCGTGGTGGACCTG
This genomic window from Myxococcus hansupus contains:
- a CDS encoding LysR family transcriptional regulator; its protein translation is MKTAVLPQLQVFLEVARQRSFSGAARSLGVSTAAVSQSVRQLEEQLRVVLLTRTTRSVSLTEAGRRLVDGAGPALSQAMAALQQVSAQPGEAVGKLRLSVSRAAVPFLITPVLPIFRERHPRVDVEVVVDERFVDIVAEGYDAGVRLSEAIERDMVQVRLTDAFRFVIVGTPGYFERHGVPQRPEDLLRHECITFRMQSTGALYAWEFEKGRRNWRVPVRGGVITNDGATTVALAGEGLGLAYAFEPTVLPLIREQRLVRVLEAYAPTVPGFFLYYPSRSQRSVPLRLFVETAREHSRRTL
- a CDS encoding (R)-mandelonitrile lyase, giving the protein MKLLGTALVSLPLLGVALAQAGNRSDAGAPSPRASQPLLHVTRSGAQPSAKGPAENFTGTVRVDPLFPARAPARTSGALVTFEPGARSAWHTHPLGQTLVVTSGLGRVQAWGGAVEEIRPGDVVWIPPGQKHWHGASPTTAMSHMAIQEALDGKVVEWMEKVSDAQYAVHPGAGGAP
- a CDS encoding putative quinol monooxygenase; protein product: MKPRHALILCAAMAASFLGGLAFAGKAAVPVVRIAELEIDPAQLDAYQAAVKEEMATSVRIEPGVLAIYAVAEKAHPNRLRFFEMYADEAAYRSHLASPHFQKYVKTTQQMILSRKLIETVPVLLATNPR
- a CDS encoding carboxymuconolactone decarboxylase family protein; this encodes MPREPSVSEVPALEDLRRVSPALEHYTRERLLGELWTRPDLSARDRSLVTLATVIARNQSTAMAAYFGRALDSGVEPGELSELVTHLAFYAGWGNAMGAVGVVKDTFAARGITAEQLPPAVGELLPLNEAAEAQRAERVGKDFGAVAPGVVQYTTELLFRDLWLRPGLAPRDRSLVTVSALISAGQVAQVPYHLNRAMDNGLTKAQVSEMMTHLAFYAGWPNVFSALPVVKDVLEKRPD
- a CDS encoding sensor histidine kinase, which translates into the protein MAETLFEELKRYVGFSSADEQALVTLHATAKPHFPRIARLFYDRILEHEGARQALEGGESQVGHLRGTLQVWMDQLLRGPWDEAYFALRCRIGRMHVRIALPQHYMFGAMNVLRQEFNGIIDASYLEQPAALFAARGAVGKILDLELAIMLHTYREDLLAQQARSERLSTFGQLVGSIGHELRNPLGVIETSLYILRGRPGAVDERTTKHLDRIGDQVGIANRIVSDLLDMIRDRPLHRQEVWLDEVWQEALRSVQRPDTVTVSEEGLATLPAVQGDAGQLRQVFVNLLDNAVQALEETGGTVSLVASGNEPGFVELVLEDSGPGVSDTIRRRLFEPLMTTKARGIGLGLPLVKRILERHGGSIAYVPRPGAGARFVIRLPLIASEETHAPVPPVG
- a CDS encoding response regulator; the protein is MRQYLLLDDNRAFAENLAEILRDAGDEATVVTRGDEAVRLARTTRFDALLTDMRMPGMSGADAVQQLRRVDPGLAAVVITAYPRQDDLETARREGLLAVLPKPVPIPTLVELLSGARRDGLVVLVEDDPALSDNLAELLRGRGFSCVTAASVLDADRILCAQPFAALVDLRVPGGPDGEALRRLRARYPRLPAFVITAYPNASLVQDAAGVFSKPFDPGTLLAVLETAHAARPAHAS
- a CDS encoding sensor histidine kinase, with product MSEPHAPSPPTVLVVDDNAAFLDNLEELLGDAGYTVRGASNCKAAHERAREGFDVALVDLRLPDGDGTALAAELKAASPDSEVVLLTGFATLETAVAAVRAGACAYLMKPCAPQELLLTLEQAMRQVRLHGEKRELARRAQMTEKLAAVGTMTAGLSHEIRNPLNAAALQLSVLERRLRRLPDGQQAPLLEPLLLVRDEIRRLDHILEDFLQFARPREFRPASVDVNELLRRVVDLLSGQAASRKVTLELTAREAAVPPVAGEEERLRQVLINLCLNALEATPSGGQVTLSAGQEGGRVWLTVDDSGPGVPQAVRDRIFEPFFTTKAQGSGLGLSIVHAIVTQHGGSLEVDAAPGGGARFVLRLPLAG